The following are encoded together in the Panicum virgatum strain AP13 chromosome 6K, P.virgatum_v5, whole genome shotgun sequence genome:
- the LOC120712248 gene encoding uncharacterized protein LOC120712248, translating into MASRSPPPPAEPQAPPAPTTIRALSDDLLRDIFLRLPSLPSLVRAAFTCRAFLAAVRSSPAFRRRFRALHPPPLLGFFISPDGTETPSFMPIRRRSDPDHAAAVRGIDVFLTRVPCDDDVFPGWHISECRGGCLLLVNWDSKQIGTYNPLTRALDLLPMPTDEISKGHRGKFIPMCYFLLSSDDEAPDRSSFRVVYSCHDKSRVRATIYSSATRKWQILPWSEPAPAQPASGKYWLLAGTQVNGFLCWSHSWHAYIVLLDTAVLQFSFIDLPELLKGQSHLYMIGDTKDGRLCIVSAFEFTMFIWFRRAGADGVDMWMLETIIQLDREVLQATGGSREEHEDLKVFAILDGVVYMSTYERFRDASLPCWYLSFCLETRKLEKLFFSKTHGHMHPYIMAWPSSLVGNNLGP; encoded by the coding sequence ATGGCCtcccgttcgccgccgccgccggcggaacCCCAAGCACCGCCCGCTCCCACCACCATACGCGCCCTCTCCGATGACCTCCTCCGCGATATCTTCCTCCGCCTGCCGTCCCTCCCTTCCCTCGTCCGCGCCGCCTTCACCTGCcgcgccttcctcgccgccgtccgctcctcccccgccttccgccgccgcttccgcgcGCTGCACCCGCCCCCTCTCCTCGGCTTTTTCATCAGCCCCGATGGCACTGAAACGCCCTCCTTCATGcccatccgccgccgctccgacccggaccatgccgccgccgtccgcggcaTCGATGTCTTCCTCACCCGCGTCCCCTGCGACGACGACGTCTTCCCCGGGTGGCACATCAGCGAGTGCCGCGGCGGCTGCCTCCTCCTCGTTAACTGGGATTCCAAGCAGATCGGCACCTACAACCCCCTCACCCGGGCCCTGGATCTCCTCCCGATGCCGACTGACGAGATATCCAAAGGCCACCGCGGCAAGTTCATCCCCATGTGTTACTTCTTGCTTTCCTCCGACGACGAGGCGCCCGACAGGTCATCGTTCCGCGTGGTCTACTCCTGCCACGACAAGTCGCGAGTTCGCGCCACCATCTACTCGTCCGCCACCAGGAAGTGGCAAATTCTCCCCTGGTCGGAGCCTGCGCCGGCGCAGCCGGCGAGCGGCAAGTACTGGCTTCTCGCCGGCACCCAGGTGAATGGGTTCCTGTGCTGGTCACACTCGTGGCATGCCTACATCGTGCTTCTGGACACCGCTGTGCTGCAATTCTCCTTCATCGATCTGCCGGAGCTTTTGAAGGGGCAAAGCCACCTTTACATGATTGGGGATACCAAGGATGGGAGGCTCTGCATTGTCTCCGCATTTGAATTCACAATGTTTATTTGGTTCCGAAGAGCAGGTGCTGACGGCGTTGACATGTGGATGCTTGAAACTATCATCCAGTTGGATAGAGAGGTTCTTCAGGCTACCGGGGGCTCACGGGAGGAACATGAAGACCTCAAAGTGTTCGCGATTCTGGATGGCGTTGTATACATGTCGACTTATGAGAGATTCAGAGATGCAAGTTTACCTTGTTGGTACCTGTCCTTCTGCCTGGAAACTAGGAAGCTGGAAAAGCTCTTTTTTAGTAAAACTCATGGCCACATGCATCCATACATCATGGCGTGGCCTTCTTCTTTAGTAGGTAACAATTTGGGCCCTTGA